A window of Rhododendron vialii isolate Sample 1 chromosome 11a, ASM3025357v1 contains these coding sequences:
- the LOC131308263 gene encoding G-type lectin S-receptor-like serine/threonine-protein kinase At1g34300: protein MDAPFSLTLTLFFCCSSVSSDDISPGSTLYASNPTQTWTSPNKNFSLGFISDGPAHFAAVTCDGVPVWKAGGSESGGGAADSSASLQFQANGNLRLVNGSSGSVVWQSHTAGRGITSAALDDSGNFVLKNSTVSVWSTFDNPTDTILPSQNFAINKVLRSGLYSFSLLSSGNLALRWNNYIVYWSLGLDSSFDSINLTSPSLSLESNGTLSVFDPLLSSPVVMAYSSDHAEGSDVLRFLRLDNDGNLRIYSSSKGSGKITERWAAVANQCLVFGYCGDMGVCSYNDSGPTCGCPSQNFEPIDLYNRRKGCRRRVEIEDCPDRETMLQLDHTTFLTYPPELAPQLFSVGIAACQLNCLNSRSCIASTSLADGRGSIYMKFPGFLSGYQSPALRTTSFLKVCYPIIPNQSISRENARGYHAWIVVLVVLGPIFGFFVLECVLWSWLHGKSQRFGGLSGQHSLLDFVSGVSLQFSYKELLSATKGFKDKVGGGEFGAVFVGTLANGTVVAVKRLEGIELGEKQFRKEVATISSTHHWNLVRLIGFCCDGYRHRLLVYEFMEKRSLDHFLFPREEQFKTSLNWECRFTIALGTAKGLTYLHEECQDCIVHGHMKPENILLDEKYIAKVSDFGLARLTSPKKDHHRYRTLASTSGFTKDYLAPEWLKNLPITSKADVYSYGMVLLELVSGRRSFEASAETDEKKFSVWAFEEFERGNVKEIVDKRILDHEEVDMGKVIRAIQVGFWCIQEQPSQRPTMGEVVQMLEGVTKIGKPPNPKAVFEGASNGENKNVSVFSNFVDSTMAPSSSSSFQTSQTSSFVLERNLERASSCLAASEHKQGSLLMGKVVQMLEGIIEMEKPPPPKAAAEGSV, encoded by the exons atggatgcaCCATTTTCACTAACTTTGACACTGTTTTTCTGCTGCTCATCTGTTTCCTCAGATGATATTTCCCCAGGCTCAACCCTCTACGCGTCAAACCCAACCCAAACTTGGACCTCCCCGAACAAAAACTTCTCTCTCGGCTTCATATCTGACGGCCCCGCCCACTTCGCCGCCGTCACGTGCGACGGCGTCCCAGTCTGGAAGGCCGGCGGCAGCGAAAGCGGCGGCGGGGCGGCCGACTCCTCCGCCTCCCTCCAGTTCCAAGCCAACGGCAACCTCCGCCTCGTCAACGGCTCCTCCGGCTCCGTTGTGTGGCAATCCCACACCGCCGGCCGCGGCATCACCTCTGCCGCCCTCGACGACTCAG GTAACTTTGTTCTGAAAAACAGTACCGTTTCTGTTTGGTCCACCTTCGATAACCCAACAGATACCATCTTGCCCTCACAAAACTTCGCAATAAACAAAGTCCTGCGATCTGGGTTGTACTCTTTTAGTCTCCTTAGCTCTGGAAATCTAGCACTGAGATGGAACAACTATATTGTGTATTggagtttgggtttggattCATCATTCGACAGCATTAACTTAACATCACCTAGTTTAAGTCTTGAATCGAATGGCACATTATCGGTCTTCGATCCATTGCTTTCGAGCCCCGTGGTCATGGCTTATAGCAGTGATCATGCCGAAGGGAGCGACGTACTCAGGTTTTTGAGATTGGACAATGATGGGAATTTGAGGATTTATAGCTCTTCCAAGGGAAGTGGGAAAATCACAGAGAGGTGGGCAGCTGTTGCTAATCAGTGTCTAGTTTTCGGGTACTGTGGGGATATGGGTGTCTGTAGTTACAACGATTCGGGTCCGACTTGTGGGTGTCCTTCCCAGAATTTCGAACCGATTGATCTGTATAATAGACGAAAAGGGTGCCGGAGGAGAGTGGAGATAGAGGATTGTCCCGATAGAGAAACAATGTTGCAATTAGACCACACAACGTTTTTGACATACCCTCCCGAGTTGGCTCCACAACTTTTCTCCGTGGGTATAGCTGCGTGCCAATTGAATTGCCTGAACAGCCGCTCTTGCATTGCCTCCACTTCATTGGCGGACGGGCGGGGGTCGATTTACATGAAATTCCCGGGTTTCTTAAGCGGGTATCAGTCTCCGGCCCTCCGTACCACTTCATTTCTCAAGGTTTGTTACCCGATAATACCGAATCAATCTATTTCCCGCGAGAATGCTCGCGGGTATCATGCATGGATTGTCGTACTTGTGGTTCTGGGCcccatttttggttttttcgtGCTAGAGTGTGTCTTGTGGTCGTGGTTGCATGGAAAAAGTCAGCGATTTGGGGGGCTCTCCGGTCAACATTCCCTTCTCGACTTCGTCTCTGGCGTATCACTCCAGTTCTCTTACAAAGAGTTGCTATCGGCCACAAAAGGTTTTAAGGATAAGGTCGGAGGAGGagaatttggggctgttttCGTTGGTACTCTTGCCAATGGAACCGTTGTTGCGGTGAAGCGTCTTGAGGGAATCGAGCTGGGGGAGAAACAATTTCGGAAGGAAGTTGCAACTATAAGTAGCACCCACCATTGGAATTTAGTCAGATTGATCGGGTTTTGCTGTGACGGATATCGCCACAGGCTTCTGGTATACGAGTTCATGGAAAAAAGATCCCttgatcattttcttttcccaagGGAAGAACAGTTCAAAACATCGTTGAATTGGGAGTGTAGGTTTACCATAGCCCTCGGTACTGCCAAGGGACTGACGTACCTTCACGAGGAGTGTCAAGACTGCATTGTGCACGGTCATATGAAGCCAGAGAATATCCTCTTGGATGAGAAATACATTGCCAAGGTCTCGGATTTCGGCCTTGCAAGACTCACGAGTCCTAAAAAAGACCATCATCGGTACCGAACTTTGGCAAGCACCAGTGGTTTTACAAAAGATTATTTGGCTCCAGAATGGCTTAAGAACCTTCCGATAACATCAAAAGCTGATGTTTACAGCTATGGCATGGTTTTACTGGAATTAGTGAGCGGGAGAAGAAGTTTCGAAGCCTCCGCAGAAACAGATGAGAAAAAGTTTTCAGTTTGGGCTTTTGAGGAGTTTGAAAGGGGAAATGTGAAGGAAATTGTTGACAAAAGGATTTTAGATCACGAGGAGGTGGATATGGGCAAAGTTATTAGGGCCATTCAGGTGGGGTTTTGGTGTATCCAAGAGCAACCTTCTCAGAGGCCAACAATGGGAGAAGTGGTGCAAATGTTGGAAGGGGTTACCAAGATTGGGAAGCCACCAAACCCTAAGGCTGTTTTTGAAGGGGCTTCTAACGGAGAAAACAAGAATGTGAGTGTTTTTTCAAACTTTGTAGATTCAACAATGGCTCCCTCTTCATCATCCTCATTCCAAACTTCCCAAACCTCATCTTTTGTTTTGGAAAGGAATCTAGAGAGGGCATCTTCATGCCTTGCAGCATCAGAGCACAAGCAAGGATCACTTTTGATGGGAAAAGTGGTGCAGATGTTAGAAGGGATTATTGAAATGGAAAAGCCACCACCCCCTAAGGCTGCAGCTGAAGGATCCGTTTAG